AGGGACAACTTGGTCAATAGAAGATATTGGTGAGTGACAACTTGGGCAAATATGTTGTGTGAATTAGGACATATCAACATGTCTTCCTAGTACCAAAAAAGTTTTCaaataagtgtttttttattatagataaGAACACAGTTGTAAGTGATAATTAATTTCTATCGAGAAAATTATTGTACACACAAGATGAATATCTTCTTTTAACTAAATTCTTGCACATACGCAAGTCAGAAATCAAATCTTCTACAAgttatttaaaatcatttgtttAAGGGATTTAAATTTCTTACCACCCAAATCAATTATGATTAATAAAGTATCATCTACCAAAAGAAGTGTCCAAACACATACGAGAATGAATTCTCTTTAGATCCCTCGATATGCTGCGAGGCCCCTCAAATTTTCAAACCATGTTAAAAAAACCTTAAAGTATATTAAGAAACTAAAGAGAATTTATCGAAACACACATACCTTAAATTAGGACAGTACCATGGAGATTTGTGACATGTAGACCCAATGTAACTAAATACAAGGACCGGACATGGGTTGGGCCATTTATTAAGTTGGGTCCAACAAGTACCTCCTGTAATTAGAAttagaaaacattttttttatggtgagATTTACACTATCCACaataatttatgttatttatctAATGAAAAAAGTCTCATAAATAGATTTACATGTGATATCTATAACTAatttttaaccaatttttaCTTCACATACTCTCTCCATCTCATATTAtacgaaaaaaaaagttttcacacttattaagaaaagttgaatatgataatttgaagtacgatttttgtgtttttcttgaatTAAGTTTTATCGGAAGatgtaaaagaaatttttattggttattgattatgggaaaaagaagagagtgattaaattaaatgcaatttgcatcaaatttcatgagaataagtaaaagtaaatcttgaaaatgataaaagtgaaTTGCTTTTGCTTATAATTCGGTAtgatataaattgttttttttttttaaaaaaaaaaaaaaccaaacccaTGATAAAGTTTGGAGTTTATAGTAGCCGGTGAAGTTTTTTCCCATTTGATAAACCAAAGTCATGATTTTCTTTTAATGTTATCAACCAACTATGAAAATGAGGAGAACCTTTCTATTGCAAATGGGaaaaacattaatattttaCCATTGATGTTATCAACCACCTAAAGATGAAATTCACTCAAAAGAAAAGGAGAGTAAAGAGCCGAAATTTCACTACTATTAAGGCCTCAAAGTGAAATCAACAAATATTATAAACTTTTACTATTGCATACATCCTAATATATCTTAATGCACaaatttaatcattaatatttttagttatatattattaaaaattataaaatgttgatatttaaaaaatactcattgaaataaaatagaataCCAACTGTTCTGGATTGGGCCTAGAGTCCAATAGCTGGGGAAATCCTCTTATGGATCATCGAGCAAGGCTCATACGCAGAGCAGCCCATGAAGACTTCCCCTTGGTCAACTGTCACAGATACATTATCCATGCATATTGTAACGGTCAACCACCGGAATGATGAACATTAACTATTTATCATGGCTCTCCAGCCATTTTCCGGCAGCCATTGATGACCATCAACTATCTTGACTCAACGCTTGtttactgacttgagcgtcgaaacacctgcaggtacacaactcCCCCCAGTCACTAGAACGAAAGAAGAGCAACGTCGGATGCGGTCACGTTCTAATCACGTACGATCACTAACATTTTACAGTACATGCTAATATTTATCTAtatattagcaaaaaaaatatagactaAATTATGTAAAATAAAGTATATGGTGCATTACTTATTTTAGGACCGAAGAATTGCTTTTAAATGCATCACATGTTACATTTTCCCaagtatttattatttcttgATCTTGCAAATGAAAACATTATTATCAACCTCACTAGAGAGCATTGATTCAATAAAGCATTTATTAGCATGGTCTGTAGTATCCATGTGGAAATGTGAATGTCATATAGTAGTTGTATGCAATTGTATCAACgataaaattttcttatgaAACAATTGTGTCCTATTTAACCTTGCCTAGGACACAgtaaattattttctcaaattcatCACATAAACAAAGACAAAGAGTGGCAGACATACATAATGTAATGTACTGGCTGAACGTGAAAGCTGTAGTACTATGCTAAAGCAAAATGGGCCTTATGATACTGACTTAACcaataatttttctattttagttGAAACCAACCAAACACAAATGCTAaaacaaatcaacaaaattGCAACTTCTGTTTTTATATCTGCTGTGATAAATCATGAGTTTCAGTTTTTAGTTGTCACTTTCGGGATTGGATATGATACCGTTACTGTGTATACGCATTAATGAAGTTGAACCGTCTGATTATAAATGAATGACTGAGATCTAATGTTATATGAAATTATCAAAATCTGAATTGTTTAATAAGAACCGTTGAATCGCATATGGGCGATCAAGATTCACTACTGCGGCAAATTGTTTCAGGTCCGTCACTTTCTTAGGCTCTTTCACTAGAATTGTATAAAACAGAGACATGAATGATGTTTTTCTTTAAAGTTTCAGACACTTGAAATTAGCAATTAACCATGTAGTACAAATATACTTTGTCATTTTCATAACTTTCATTTTGTGATGTTAATTTGATAATGAACCATAATTATAAAGCAAAAGTGTAAGAAACCTTAAAACACTTTAGTGACGGTTTGGTTAGAGAAGGATTACTACGTTTCAATGCTAGAACAAGAAATCGTGAATGAAAGAGCGTGATGAGTTTTTCTCTATTCGAGATGTTAGAAAGTGCAAAATCAACACAACTTGCCGTGATTTTAAGATGCTCCAAATAGTAACTTTTGGTCAAACGTGGTATTCCATTATCGAAACAAACATACTATTAGTCATTTTCGTTAGTTTTAAGTTTGAGTCCGTCTAATATTTTCTATGTTTGGGTCTCCTTGTTTTTCTTGCTCGAGACAACTTGTTACTAAAGCGTAACGCTGCATCGAAAACATTTGACGAACTCAATTTATAACTTAGGGACTAAATGGAACAAAACAGAACGAAAACAAATTAAGCGATCAAAGTGAAACCTAAAACAACCCATGGAACAAAAATTCTAATTTAGCCAACAAATTAGTACCAAAGTTAGAGGACTAAAAACAAAGAAGGAAATTAAAATATGCATATCCATTCATTCATAGAAGCTGCCAAATTTATCAAAACAAATTCAAtccaagaaaaataacaataataaaaagataaacaaTATCAATAATTTTGATCATCATCACTAATTCATGAACAACAACTTGTGCATCTTATCAAACCATTCTCATTACAATGAACACACCTTTTCAATTTTCCTTGTTCTTCCTCAAACACTTTTCTGCTACCATTGCAATTACTACAAGGCACAAACCTTGCATCACCACATTTGTCACAAACAAACCAAGGATCTTGAGTTGGAAAACCATGTAACATTTTAGCCAATTCACCAGACTCATTCAATTGTTTCAAATCATCTGCATTTCCCACATGTTTCCCTCTAATAAAAACCTGTGGCAATTTCACTACTGATTTGCTACCAAGTGCATTCTGCAATTCCTTCCTATAAGATGAATCCATAGAAATATCTCTCTCATCAATTGCAACTCTAAATCCTCTCAAAATCATTCTCACTGAACAACAATCTTCATAAGTCTTTCTAATCCCTCTTAAACTTGTGCAATAAACCACTATTCTGTTTTCAGTACCAGGTAAAAGACACAAACTTTTACCAAACAAAGATGAACAAGGATTCATAGGACTTGATTCCATTGATCTTACACCTCTGAACAGATTTttgctgctgttgttgttgaCACCACCTAGGTTTCTTGATGACAATGCTCTTCTATAACTCCAAGCAACACTTGGATCTAACTTAGCAAGTAAAGCTTCTTCTGATAAATGTTGCCATAGAGGTTTCTTGACAAGTTTTTTGGAAGAACAAGTTTTTTCTTCCATTACTGCTTCTGAAGCTCTCAATGATTCAAAAGAATCAAGAAGATTCTTTTTTGCAGACCCATCAAATGTTGTGTACCTGCATGAACTATGTTTGTCTGAGAAACTCATTGGGTTGTTAAAAATTGAAGCTTTATGATGAGAATCTTCATGTTCATGTTCATGTTCATCCAAACCATCCATGAGTTCCCATGTATTGATGACAGAATCAGGAGACAATGATTGTTCTTCAATTTGAGTGGTTTTTTTGAGATGGGTTTCTTCATGAGAAGTAAAGTTAGGGACTTTTTGGTCAATTAATAGAAGAGAACCATAAGTAGTGGAAGTGAGTGAAACAAGGTGATGAGTGTCACCTTTTTTGGTTGGAGGGTGATGAATTAAAGGCATTGTTAGTGATAAAGCTTTTCTAATTGGTGGTGAAGAATTGAAGTAATGTGAAGCATAagaaggagaaaaagaaaaagttgatgaagaagaagattgaagagAAATAGAAGGTGTTGTTGTTATTGAATCctcatgatgatgatgtttgttagcaacaattgttgttgtttttgaagCTGAACAACCCATGATTGCAAAATTTGAGAAcactaaattaagaaaaatgggtTGTGGTTACTTTTGCTACTTCTCTTTAAAAAAGATACCTTTTTGAGTTTGGTTTGTGAATTTCTATTTTAGAACATTTTGGGGTAATGAGGATTGTATAGGTATTATGTTGTTGAGGGAGATTTTTTAGGGTTAGATGGAAAAGATGAGAGAACGAAGGAAAGTGTGAGGTGGTAGAAAGGGAGCTTTCAAGTAGGTTGGAAGGGGAAGTTGATTAACATCAATGCTATGTGTGTAGTTGTGAACACAAAAATTGTGGTTTAGGACCATTTTTAAATTGCTACTATGAATTGGGAAGGAAGGGACCATTTGTTATGGGAAAGTAGTAAAGAGGTAAAAGGGGACAATGAGCAATTGGaagtttttttgtattttttttaagggtaaCCATTTTTcatatctaatctaatctaatctaactTAGTAGTAATACCTAAGTCTCCATGTGAGTATTAATGTAACCTATTTTAATAGATTGAGATGAGAACAAGGCATATGCAACCcaaaagtttgttacaagtcGGTTATCAGAATCACGTGCAAATCCACTTATGTGACTTGTTCTTATTGGTTGAAGGGGGTAGAGTATGCCTCACATTTCTCTAATAGTTTTTTGTTTATTGCTTCCGTCTAAAATAGATTTTTAGTATATTCATTTTATGTGATCATTCTCAATCTTAAAAGAGTTTATTCACTTTACACAAAGATTAATAATAGACACGATTGAGAATAAacacaataaagaaaataaactcTTCAAGATTGAGAATTGACATAATAAAgagaataaattataaatctgtCTTAGACAAGAATAGATACGCAAATAACTATTAAAGAAAATgtgttttaatttatgtttaataGGGATCTATGTATCTATTTAAAACTTAATTTAGTATTTATATCTGCT
This genomic interval from Trifolium pratense cultivar HEN17-A07 linkage group LG6, ARS_RC_1.1, whole genome shotgun sequence contains the following:
- the LOC123893020 gene encoding uncharacterized protein At5g39865-like, with the translated sequence MGCSASKTTTIVANKHHHHEDSITTTPSISLQSSSSSTFSFSPSYASHYFNSSPPIRKALSLTMPLIHHPPTKKGDTHHLVSLTSTTYGSLLLIDQKVPNFTSHEETHLKKTTQIEEQSLSPDSVINTWELMDGLDEHEHEHEDSHHKASIFNNPMSFSDKHSSCRYTTFDGSAKKNLLDSFESLRASEAVMEEKTCSSKKLVKKPLWQHLSEEALLAKLDPSVAWSYRRALSSRNLGGVNNNSSKNLFRGVRSMESSPMNPCSSLFGKSLCLLPGTENRIVVYCTSLRGIRKTYEDCCSVRMILRGFRVAIDERDISMDSSYRKELQNALGSKSVVKLPQVFIRGKHVGNADDLKQLNESGELAKMLHGFPTQDPWFVCDKCGDARFVPCSNCNGSRKVFEEEQGKLKRCVHCNENGLIRCTSCCS